A window of [Clostridium] innocuum genomic DNA:
AGAACAGGAAGACTGCCAGCGTACCCAGCTGTACATAAACGGTTGGAAATGTGTCATACGTTTCCGCATTGCGAAACACAGCCCAGCTAAGTGCTTTTAGTCCACCGCTGCCTTTACTTGCGATGTATGTAATGTGACATGCCCAGTAGGTCCACCCGGCATAGTAGGCGAATTTCGGACCAATTGTTTCATTGATCCATGAGCTGACTCCACCACCGGAGTCTTTGAATGCGGATCCCAGTTCTCCGACCATGAGCGCATACGGCACAAAGTACAGAGCAAACATCAGAATCCAGCTGAATATAACCTGAATACCATTGAAGTATACGAAGCCGTTTAATACATTTCCAAAACCCCAAACGGTAGAAAATGCCATAAACGCAAGGTTATACCAGACTATTTTCTTTGAACTTTCCATTTTTACCCTCCTTAGAATATAAATGTCGAGCCTAGCTATCATACCATAGGTAGTTCATAAACTCCATGATTTTTCAACATTTTGTTCGCAAAATATACTACAATTTCCAGATTTTGTTTATGATTCTCCATTAACTTTCCATCATTTTCTATCCACTGTATGTTTTGTGGAAATTCTGTGCTACAATGCTGATAAACAGAAAGGAAATGATGAACATGGAAACCAGACGGTTTGATAAAAAAGATGTAAAGGAAGTCGCAGAGCTGTTGAAAAACGGGAAGGTTGTGGCATTTCCTACAGATACGGTGTTTGGTCTGGGGGTCATTTATGAAAATGAGGAAGCCTTGCGCAAACTGAAGGAAAGCAAGGGACGTCCGGAGAATAAGCCGATTCCCACCATGGTTGCGGATGTGGAGCAGATGAAGTGTATCGCACAAATGCCTGCAGAAGCTGTGGCACTGGCGGATGCCTTTATGCCGGGAGCATTCACTATGATCTTGAAAAAACAGGAGACGCTGCCGGATTATGTGACGAACGGATTTCCTACCGTGGGAATCCGGATGCCGGATGATCCATTTGTATTGCGTCTGATTAAGGAATGCGGAAAGCCGCTTCTGGTAACGAGTGCAAACCGTTCCGGAGAGGAAACTGGTGTTCGGGATGAGCAGGTGCTGGAACAGCTGGACGGCAGAATTGATGCGATTGTTTTAGGAGAAGCAAAAGGCAAGCTGGCGAGCACGATCGTAGATATGAGCGAAGAAGAACCGCGCATTGTCCGTGAAGGCCCAATCTCTGCGGATGATATCAAAAGGGTGTTACATAACGCATAAGGGATAGCTTCTGCTGAATTTCATATAGTTATATTGTCAAGATAAATACAGGAAAATCAGAAAAATTGAAAATCACTGTCCGTTAATGGCTTTGTTTTTTCATGATTTCTGATTTTTTTCAGCCCTCTTTTCATGAGATGGATTTGTGATAAAATGAAATCATAGAAAGCAGCGAGGATATCCTATGAGAAAGAAAAATATATTGAAAATTCATCTGCTGGGTGAATTTTATATGGAAAACAAGAATTACCGGTTTCCGCAGGAAACAAAGAAGAGTACACAGCTGATCCTTTTGATCGCCTATCTGATGATGTATCGGCATACGGTGGTATCCAAGGAAAAGCTGATTAAAATATTGTGGAAGGAAGATGAATCGGATAAGCCGGAGGGTGCCTTGCGCAATCTTGTGTATCGTGCAAGAAAGGAATTGCAGAAATTTTATCCGGATAATCCCGAGCTTTCCTTTATTCTGTCAAAAGGCAATACGTATGCATGGAATTCTGAAATACCATGTGAGATTGACATCGTGCAGATGGATGAGCTGTGCAAAAAAATCGAAGAGGAGGAAGCACCGGAAGCCTCTTATCAGTATTGCAAAGAGCTGCTCAGCAATTATATGGAAGACTTCATGTTTGAATTTCATACGCAGGACTGGGTGGAGCTGCAGAAAACCTATTATGACAACAATCTAATGCGGGCAACCAACCGCAGCTGCAAGCTGTTGATGGATAAAGAATATTATGATGAAGTAATCAAGCTGTGTGATATTCTGGGCTTTAAGCATTATGCGAATAACCATATTCATGAATACAAGCTGGAGGCATATCGACAGACCCATCAGTATTCGCTGGCGATTTCGTATTACCACAAGGTGGCCGATATGTATTACGGAAGACTGGGGATCGAGGTAACACCGCTCTGCAGAGAAATTTATGCTGAGGTTGTACAGTGTATTGCCAGCAATCCGGTTGATGTGGATGAGCTGGAGCAGCAGCTGAAGGAGCATGTCCGAAATGAAGGAACCTTCTATTGCGACTTTGATGTATTTAAAAATATTTATCAGATGAATCTGCGTTCTGCGAGACGATCCTCCCGTTCCCGTTATCTGGTGCTGTTGACCATGCGGCAGCCGGAGGGTGTTAAGGAAGATGCTCAGCAGAGAGAGTCGGATATTCTGCGCGATGTTATAACGATAGAGCTGAGAAAAAACGATGTGTTTACGAAATGCAGTCCGTTTCAGTATTCCCTGATTATTGCGACAACCTCGATGGAGGGTTGTGATAAGGCAATTAGTCGTATTCTGGACAGATTCCAACAAAAGAAGACGATACCGGAAACAAAGCTAATGTATGAGTATAAGCATATAAATTGAAGATAATGGTGATAAATTGTTTTGATTTTGTGAAAAAGGGGAAATAGAAAATGGATAATATGGATGTATCTCTGTTTGGAAGTTTTCAGATTACTTATCATGGAATATGTCTGGATGAGCAGGGTATCCACTCAAGTAAGATGGCGGCACTCTTATCATATTTTCTGATATATAATGACCGCAAGATATCTACAACGGAATTAAATGATATACTTTGGGAGGATGATTCTAATATCAGTAATCCGCTGAGTGCTTTAAAAAATCTAATGTACAGGCTTCGCAGTCTTTTAAAAAAAGAATTTAAAACAGCTGATATGATTATTACAGGAAAAGGCTCTTATTACTGGAATCCGCAAATAAAGGTGCACTTGGATACAGACAGTTTTGAAGAGCTGGATAAACTATTAAAAAAAGAACACTTTTCTACCTGCAAAGATGTTGATAAGTTAAATTCAATTTTAAAGCTTTATAAAGGAAAATTTCTTCCTTGTATTAGTGACAAAAGATGGGTGGTATCTCTATCTACCTATTATCACTCGTTATATTTACGCTGTGCCAAGGCACTTGCAATAAAATATGAAGACCTGGATGAATATGAAAAGATGAATTCGGTTTGCAAGGATGCACTTGTACAGGATCCCCTTGATGATGAAATGCAATATTTATTTATTATTTCTCTTATACGACTTAAACATTATGATGTCGCAAAGGAGCAGTATCATAGGGCGTGTAGTCTTCTCTATGAGCGACTTGGAATCAAACAGTCACAGTTTCTTCAAAAAGTATATATGGAACTGATAAAAAATAACAACCAAGTGAATGTAAATCTGGATGCTATCCAGGACAGTATCGCTGAGAAAAAAATGGAACAGGCTTTTTACTGTGAGTTTGGTGTCTTTAAAGAAATATATCATCTTGAATTAAGAAGAATGGTTCGAGAAGGATTTTCTGAATATGTTGTGTTGATGACATTAAAACCAAAAAAATTTATAGATGCGAATTCAAAAGAAGGCTTACATCTGTTATCAAAAGAAATGGAAGCTTTGAGAATTGTTTTATGCAAATGTTTGCGCAATGGAGATGTCGTATCAAAATACAGCGGGTCACAATTCATTTTTATGTTGCACAGCTGCAATGCAGAGAATGCTAAACGTGTAATTGAACGTATTTTGAATACGTATGCTTCTTTGAATAAGCATCATTTAATAGATTTAAGTTATACATATGATGAACTGCAAGTATTTGATAATGATACACTGAGAGGGTGAAATGAATGCAAAAGAATATATTCTATCCCAAAAACGCAATACGATTGTGTCTTGCTAATCAAAAACAAGAGCATTTTGACGGCATCTTATACAGCTGTGTCAGGAAAGAGGGTTTTGCTTTTTCAAATTTTACTTCTTTTATTATGCTAACAGATGAAATTCTTGATTATTTAGGCACACCGCAGTCCTTTCAGGAAAGAAGATCTTTTAACACAAAGAAACGACATTTATGTATTGATCAACTAATGATTCATGAGGATTGCTCTTATATATATGAACAATCAGGAAAAGCAGGTACCTATGATATTATTATCACAACAAGACAAAAAAGTGACTGGCAAGGTATCGTGAAATGCAGAAATAAGATTTTAGGAGAATTTAAAAGTATTTTGGAATTAATGTATATATTGATATGAAGCAGATTGAAAAGATTTGATTCCTTGTAGAATCAGATTTTTTTTTGAAAAAGTAAACCATCGGTTATACTGGTGGGACAAAAAACTTAAGATTTAAAAAGTAATTAAAAAAATAAAACTCCTTATCATAATAGAAGAAGGTCTACCAAACCATTTTTAAATAATAAGGGGGCCCAAAACGGACATACATAGTTCATCATACAGCAAATGGAGATGTACATATCACATTGTATTTGCACCCTAATATATAAGATTGATGATATGCGGAAATTATAAAAAGAAATAGGAAAGATTTTAAGAACGATATGCGAAAGAAAGGGAGTAACGATAATAGAGGCAGAATTATGTCCGGTTCATATCCATATGCTAGTGGAAATACCACCAAAATAGCGGATCAGCGTTCATGGGTGAACTAAAAGGAATCTTATGATAGATGACCGATTTGCAAATTTAAAATAAAAATGCAAATCGGTCATTTTAGGGCAGGAGGATTTTTCGCAGATACAGTATGGAAAACACGAAAATGATACAAGAATATATACAACAACAATTGGCGGTAGACAAACTTGTAAATCAAATGAGTAAGAAAGAATTAGTTGACCCGTTTACGGGTGGAAAAGTCGTAAAAGAAGGCAGGTAAAAGGCACTTTAGAGCCAGCCATTAAAGATAGTATATTTGGTAGGCCTTCAGAGCGTGAATAACGCCGCTGGTAACAAACCCTTATAGGGATTACACAATCC
This region includes:
- a CDS encoding threonylcarbamoyl-AMP synthase, which encodes METRRFDKKDVKEVAELLKNGKVVAFPTDTVFGLGVIYENEEALRKLKESKGRPENKPIPTMVADVEQMKCIAQMPAEAVALADAFMPGAFTMILKKQETLPDYVTNGFPTVGIRMPDDPFVLRLIKECGKPLLVTSANRSGEETGVRDEQVLEQLDGRIDAIVLGEAKGKLASTIVDMSEEEPRIVREGPISADDIKRVLHNA
- a CDS encoding helix-turn-helix domain-containing protein; this translates as MRKKNILKIHLLGEFYMENKNYRFPQETKKSTQLILLIAYLMMYRHTVVSKEKLIKILWKEDESDKPEGALRNLVYRARKELQKFYPDNPELSFILSKGNTYAWNSEIPCEIDIVQMDELCKKIEEEEAPEASYQYCKELLSNYMEDFMFEFHTQDWVELQKTYYDNNLMRATNRSCKLLMDKEYYDEVIKLCDILGFKHYANNHIHEYKLEAYRQTHQYSLAISYYHKVADMYYGRLGIEVTPLCREIYAEVVQCIASNPVDVDELEQQLKEHVRNEGTFYCDFDVFKNIYQMNLRSARRSSRSRYLVLLTMRQPEGVKEDAQQRESDILRDVITIELRKNDVFTKCSPFQYSLIIATTSMEGCDKAISRILDRFQQKKTIPETKLMYEYKHIN
- a CDS encoding diguanylate cyclase, with amino-acid sequence MDNMDVSLFGSFQITYHGICLDEQGIHSSKMAALLSYFLIYNDRKISTTELNDILWEDDSNISNPLSALKNLMYRLRSLLKKEFKTADMIITGKGSYYWNPQIKVHLDTDSFEELDKLLKKEHFSTCKDVDKLNSILKLYKGKFLPCISDKRWVVSLSTYYHSLYLRCAKALAIKYEDLDEYEKMNSVCKDALVQDPLDDEMQYLFIISLIRLKHYDVAKEQYHRACSLLYERLGIKQSQFLQKVYMELIKNNNQVNVNLDAIQDSIAEKKMEQAFYCEFGVFKEIYHLELRRMVREGFSEYVVLMTLKPKKFIDANSKEGLHLLSKEMEALRIVLCKCLRNGDVVSKYSGSQFIFMLHSCNAENAKRVIERILNTYASLNKHHLIDLSYTYDELQVFDNDTLRG